Proteins encoded by one window of Pseudomonadota bacterium:
- a CDS encoding oligosaccharide flippase family protein — protein sequence MGSTSPVQSVCPLDPDVHAVKPAFCTRLPAWIGLERQLARQSLFAVGFRAATALANLGVVPLALSLLGPERYGAWVALTSMAGWFALSDLGLTNGLRNTVVTLREKGHEARCPALIFQLLLVVALWGLCVMLLIGPLIGFTAARIFSATPLIRTELPFATVLIVAAFAVRIVGGLHTPLAHAVGESHGAAAWQLVQQLSLLGLLGLLSAQGTAVTLPDVALLLLLSTSAGMAGGLVYYCSRFPFYRPRPSPLLLSDLRPIFRVGAKIFVVQLAAVVLYGTDAWILIHLFDGETAAAYDVVQKMFAVVAGLFGIALGPVWTAATALHVQADAKALRRLVYQALTVGAPALMLIVALAVAHEPILRLWLGTHRGLTFPGSLVAVMAIHAAMLCWSTVFSYVLNAIERMRLQLLTSAFSILVNIPLSFVLAHTLRLGSLGVILATIACSLPFCLLGPLEVLRAVRDLDRMRGASSTA from the coding sequence CCAACTGGCGCGTCAGTCGCTATTCGCCGTAGGGTTTCGAGCAGCCACCGCCTTAGCCAACCTCGGGGTCGTCCCGCTTGCTCTGAGTCTGCTCGGCCCTGAACGCTACGGTGCCTGGGTGGCACTGACAAGCATGGCTGGATGGTTCGCCCTCTCGGACCTAGGTCTCACGAATGGACTACGCAACACAGTGGTCACGCTCCGAGAGAAGGGCCACGAGGCCAGGTGCCCCGCCCTGATATTTCAGCTGCTCCTCGTCGTGGCTCTATGGGGACTATGTGTGATGCTCTTGATAGGTCCCCTGATCGGGTTCACCGCCGCCCGGATCTTTAGCGCAACGCCACTCATTCGAACCGAGCTTCCTTTCGCAACTGTTCTTATTGTCGCAGCTTTTGCAGTGCGAATCGTCGGAGGACTCCATACGCCCCTCGCACACGCGGTCGGCGAGTCCCATGGGGCTGCCGCCTGGCAGCTCGTCCAGCAACTGTCGCTGCTGGGTCTACTTGGTCTTCTGTCAGCTCAAGGGACCGCCGTCACCCTCCCGGATGTCGCTCTCCTACTACTGCTGTCCACCTCCGCAGGGATGGCGGGTGGCCTCGTGTATTACTGTTCCCGGTTTCCCTTCTACAGACCTCGACCCTCCCCGCTGCTCTTGTCCGACCTGCGTCCCATCTTTCGAGTAGGCGCTAAGATCTTCGTCGTTCAGCTCGCTGCTGTCGTGCTTTATGGCACCGATGCCTGGATACTCATCCACCTCTTCGATGGCGAAACAGCGGCTGCCTACGATGTGGTCCAAAAAATGTTTGCGGTCGTCGCGGGGCTGTTTGGAATCGCTCTTGGTCCTGTCTGGACTGCCGCGACCGCGCTGCACGTGCAAGCCGATGCGAAGGCACTACGCCGATTGGTCTATCAAGCCCTAACTGTTGGAGCCCCTGCGCTCATGCTCATTGTCGCGCTGGCAGTCGCCCATGAGCCGATTCTGAGACTGTGGCTCGGGACGCATCGGGGCCTTACCTTTCCAGGATCACTCGTCGCGGTCATGGCTATCCATGCAGCAATGCTTTGCTGGTCGACCGTCTTCTCGTACGTGCTCAATGCCATCGAGCGCATGCGCCTACAGCTGCTCACCTCAGCATTCTCGATTCTGGTAAACATCCCGCTTTCCTTCGTGTTGGCACACACTCTTAGACTCGGCAGTCTTGGAGTGATCTTGGCCACTATTGCCTGCTCTCTCCCGTTTTGCCTTCTCGGACCGCTAGAGGTCCTGCGAGCGGTGCGCGACCTTGATCGAATGAGGGGGGCGTCAAGCACGGCCTGA
- a CDS encoding glycosyltransferase produces MESALRQTYTDLEVVVVDNASEDGTWDACQQLAREDERVRVFRNKRNLGPVRNWQRCISEARGRYGKILFSDDVIYPSYLEATVPWLSNSDVGLVYSAVEVASRPGAGCPSYRLREHSALVKKQEFVDAALYTNHVPVSPSAAVFRLESLRENLLVDPPGPIDWRSTGAGPDLLLYLLAAVRHRSVAFVHEALAFFRRHSGSITLSQREQVFAGYAQAWLWFASSHLDEPMRSQVRALFWLRAVRKNRQMASPWRVLRAYGARLDAPGAFVRATLQVAYGRRLGALRGHGDPLKR; encoded by the coding sequence GTGGAATCCGCACTTCGGCAGACGTACACTGACCTTGAGGTCGTTGTCGTAGACAATGCCAGTGAAGACGGAACCTGGGACGCTTGTCAACAGCTAGCTCGCGAGGACGAACGCGTTCGAGTGTTTCGTAACAAAAGAAACCTGGGCCCGGTCCGCAATTGGCAGCGCTGCATCTCCGAGGCACGCGGCAGATATGGGAAGATCCTCTTTTCGGACGACGTGATCTATCCTTCATACTTGGAGGCGACTGTGCCTTGGCTGTCAAACAGTGACGTCGGCCTTGTGTACAGCGCTGTGGAAGTGGCATCTCGACCGGGAGCAGGCTGCCCCAGCTATCGGTTGCGCGAACATAGTGCATTGGTCAAGAAGCAGGAGTTCGTAGATGCTGCACTGTACACGAACCACGTGCCGGTATCCCCCAGCGCTGCAGTGTTTCGCCTGGAGAGTCTCCGCGAGAACCTCCTCGTGGATCCCCCCGGCCCTATCGATTGGCGTTCGACGGGAGCCGGACCCGATCTGCTGCTGTATCTTCTTGCCGCAGTGCGCCATCGGAGCGTGGCGTTTGTGCATGAGGCACTTGCGTTCTTTCGACGTCATTCGGGCTCGATCACACTGAGTCAACGCGAGCAGGTGTTCGCAGGCTATGCTCAGGCGTGGCTATGGTTTGCCTCCTCTCATCTTGATGAACCGATGAGGTCCCAGGTACGTGCGTTGTTTTGGCTACGTGCAGTCCGCAAGAACAGACAGATGGCGAGCCCCTGGCGCGTTTTGAGGGCGTACGGAGCCCGGCTGGATGCCCCGGGGGCCTTTGTACGCGCGACGCTTCAAGTTGCTTATGGCCGGAGGCTGGGGGCACTTCGAGGACACGGGGATCCACTAAAACGATGA
- a CDS encoding GDP-mannose 4,6-dehydratase: MRILITGGAGFVGSNLAKAALERGHQLCVFDNLSRHGCAANLTWLQSAGRFRFVHGDIRCASDVDLVVGDFCPNAVFHLAGQVAMTSSVARPRLDFETNAMGTFSLLESLKRHAREALFIYSSTNKVYRRPESFTRHVEQGTRYITPEFPEGFPETIPFDPETPYGVSKGTADALVRDAHAIFGLRTVVFRHSSIYGGRQFATFDQGWVSWFCAQALSQKKFQADSFTVAGSGKQVRDLLHADDLVDLYLAVLDHGESVIGEAFNVGGGIRNSMSILELLDFLQTELDVRLRFDCIAPRARDQKVFVADNTKIFGRLSWKPEVDRATGLRRTLTWLCEQEGGACDPR, from the coding sequence GTGCGAATCCTGATCACCGGTGGTGCCGGCTTTGTGGGGTCGAACCTCGCGAAAGCCGCGTTGGAACGCGGTCACCAACTGTGCGTATTCGACAACTTGTCACGTCATGGGTGCGCAGCAAACTTGACGTGGCTGCAGAGTGCCGGTCGGTTCCGCTTCGTACATGGAGACATTCGATGCGCGTCGGATGTGGACTTGGTCGTCGGGGATTTCTGCCCGAACGCGGTCTTTCACTTGGCTGGACAAGTGGCGATGACGAGCTCAGTCGCGCGACCCCGCCTGGATTTCGAAACCAACGCCATGGGGACGTTCAGCCTTCTTGAATCACTGAAGCGCCATGCGCGGGAAGCTCTGTTTATCTACTCGTCGACGAACAAAGTGTACCGTCGTCCAGAGTCGTTTACCCGGCACGTAGAGCAAGGCACCCGCTACATCACTCCTGAATTTCCCGAGGGCTTCCCCGAAACCATACCATTTGATCCGGAGACGCCGTACGGCGTGTCCAAGGGCACGGCGGACGCATTGGTTCGCGACGCGCACGCTATCTTTGGGCTTCGAACCGTGGTGTTTCGACACTCATCAATCTACGGAGGAAGGCAGTTCGCCACCTTTGATCAAGGATGGGTGAGCTGGTTCTGCGCCCAGGCCCTGAGCCAGAAGAAGTTTCAGGCCGATTCATTCACGGTGGCGGGGAGCGGCAAGCAGGTCAGAGACTTGCTGCATGCTGACGATTTGGTCGATCTCTACTTGGCAGTCTTGGACCATGGGGAATCGGTCATCGGTGAAGCGTTCAACGTGGGTGGTGGTATTCGCAACAGTATGTCGATCTTGGAGCTCCTAGACTTCCTTCAGACGGAGCTCGATGTCCGACTCCGTTTTGACTGCATTGCACCTCGAGCACGAGACCAGAAGGTCTTCGTCGCGGATAACACCAAGATTTTCGGTAGGCTGTCGTGGAAGCCCGAGGTGGACCGAGCAACAGGCCTGCGGCGCACATTGACGTGGCTGTGTGAACAGGAGGGTGGAGCGTGCGACCCACGGTGA
- a CDS encoding NAD-dependent epimerase/dehydratase family protein — protein MTVLVTGARGFLGKHVVQRLTQRGVQVLATDLECGSVTVDVPRIKEAQLDICGAQASFDLMREHAIRAVVNCAAYGVDYRQQDPVRALEVNAIGTANLFTTADRLGIAPFVHVGTGAEYGSHEGPISEEAALRPTTIYGATKAAGTLTLLALATRARYAPIIVRPFGMYGEGEGSHKLVPQIVAAALSGEPLMLTSGHELRDYRYVGDVADCIAYLVMQAADAAPLGQVFNLGSGKGVTVRDFAKAVATILDRPVVLRFGAIPSRQDVPASLVSDQRKWRGFCARHHCQELTAVTAVTSVVGRIRETACES, from the coding sequence GTGACGGTTCTGGTTACGGGTGCCCGCGGTTTCCTTGGAAAGCACGTTGTGCAGCGACTGACGCAACGGGGAGTTCAGGTTCTCGCCACAGATCTTGAGTGTGGCTCGGTCACAGTGGACGTTCCGCGGATTAAGGAGGCGCAGCTCGACATTTGCGGTGCCCAAGCGAGCTTCGATCTCATGCGAGAGCACGCGATTCGTGCCGTGGTCAACTGCGCCGCCTATGGTGTAGACTACCGGCAGCAAGATCCAGTCCGGGCGTTGGAAGTCAATGCGATTGGAACCGCCAACCTCTTCACGACTGCTGACAGGCTTGGGATTGCCCCTTTCGTGCATGTGGGGACGGGAGCCGAGTACGGGTCGCATGAGGGCCCGATTTCAGAGGAAGCGGCCTTGAGGCCGACCACCATCTATGGGGCGACCAAGGCAGCCGGAACGTTGACTCTGCTTGCTCTGGCTACCCGGGCACGGTACGCGCCGATCATTGTGAGGCCGTTCGGAATGTACGGCGAGGGGGAAGGAAGTCACAAGTTGGTACCGCAGATTGTGGCGGCCGCTCTCTCCGGCGAACCGTTGATGTTGACCTCAGGTCATGAACTTCGTGACTATCGGTACGTGGGCGATGTGGCGGACTGCATCGCCTACTTGGTCATGCAGGCGGCCGATGCAGCGCCGCTAGGTCAGGTGTTCAATCTCGGTAGCGGCAAAGGCGTGACGGTACGCGACTTCGCCAAGGCGGTAGCCACCATCCTAGACAGGCCTGTAGTTTTGCGCTTCGGTGCCATCCCCAGCCGACAAGACGTTCCTGCGAGCTTGGTATCGGATCAGCGCAAATGGCGTGGCTTTTGTGCCAGGCATCACTGCCAGGAGCTAACAGCCGTAACCGCTGTGACGAGTGTAGTTGGTCGCATTCGGGAGACCGCGTGCGAATCCTGA
- the rfbG gene encoding CDP-glucose 4,6-dehydratase: protein MASRPCTLEDLDLSSHATSRGSVCAAAWRGRRVLVTGDTGFKGGWLVAWLRALGAEVTGYALPPHTRPSFFVATGLGRQYQHVDGDVRDASAVTNAMEKADPQVVFHLAAQPLVRESYVDPIGTYATNVMGTVHLLEAARRARSLRAMVVVTTDKCYENREWPWGYRELDALGGYDPYSSSKASVELVVQAYRQSYFSPSLNSDHGLILSSARAGNVIGGGDWSDDRLIPDAVRAFESDSILYVRSPEALRPWQYVLEPLRGYLVLAQAGLSGDVGSARAFNFGPVDAETVPVAQLLDRFIAAYDRRGRWELAPDAASQPHEAGLLKLDCSLARERLGWRPLTTLGHCLRTTATWYRAFYGDADPDALLKLTQAQIAEYGQEQP from the coding sequence GTGGCAAGCAGACCGTGCACCCTGGAAGACCTGGACTTGAGTAGCCACGCCACCTCACGGGGCAGCGTGTGTGCGGCGGCCTGGCGTGGACGGCGGGTTCTCGTGACGGGCGACACTGGATTCAAGGGTGGCTGGCTTGTGGCATGGTTGCGGGCGCTGGGTGCCGAAGTCACCGGATACGCGTTGCCGCCGCACACGAGGCCCAGTTTCTTTGTAGCAACAGGACTGGGCCGGCAATATCAGCACGTCGACGGTGACGTGCGCGATGCAAGCGCGGTGACGAACGCGATGGAGAAAGCCGATCCGCAAGTCGTCTTCCACCTTGCGGCACAGCCGCTGGTACGCGAGTCGTATGTGGATCCTATCGGCACCTACGCGACCAACGTCATGGGCACCGTGCACCTGCTCGAAGCCGCCCGACGCGCACGATCGTTGCGAGCGATGGTCGTCGTAACAACCGACAAGTGCTACGAAAACAGAGAGTGGCCGTGGGGCTACCGTGAGCTTGACGCGCTGGGAGGCTACGACCCCTACTCGAGCAGCAAAGCCTCGGTCGAGCTCGTCGTTCAAGCCTACCGCCAGTCCTATTTCAGCCCTTCGCTTAACTCCGATCACGGCCTGATCTTATCTTCGGCCCGGGCGGGCAACGTGATAGGGGGCGGCGACTGGTCCGATGACCGCCTGATACCCGATGCCGTGCGAGCTTTTGAGAGTGACTCCATCCTGTACGTACGCAGCCCCGAGGCCTTGCGGCCCTGGCAGTACGTGCTTGAGCCTCTACGAGGCTACCTCGTATTGGCCCAAGCTGGACTAAGCGGGGACGTGGGGAGCGCCCGGGCCTTCAACTTCGGGCCAGTGGACGCGGAGACGGTGCCCGTCGCACAGCTCCTCGACCGATTCATCGCAGCCTACGATCGGCGCGGGCGTTGGGAACTGGCACCCGACGCGGCCTCGCAGCCGCACGAAGCCGGCCTGCTCAAGCTCGACTGTAGCCTTGCGCGCGAACGGTTGGGCTGGAGACCACTGACCACGTTGGGTCACTGTCTGCGTACAACAGCGACCTGGTACAGGGCATTCTATGGCGACGCTGATCCCGATGCCCTGCTCAAACTGACTCAGGCGCAGATCGCGGAGTATGGACAGGAGCAACCGTGA
- the rfbF gene encoding glucose-1-phosphate cytidylyltransferase produces MKAVILAGGLGTRMSEETVLRPKPMVEIGGRPILWHIMKLYGHHGVGDFIICLGYKGYMIKEYFANYFLHNSNVTFDLKRNAMTVHESSAEPWTVTLVDTGTHTMTGGRVKRVAPYVGNEAFLLTYGDGIGDVDVRGSIAFHQSSGRVLTLTATQPPGRFGQLNIRDDSGVSSFMEKPRGDGGWINGGFFVCEPKLFAYIDGDQTVLEEDPLRRLVADDQLAAYKHYGFWRPMDTLRDRAALEELWQADRAPWKTWT; encoded by the coding sequence GTGAAAGCGGTGATCCTGGCCGGAGGTTTGGGCACTCGCATGAGCGAGGAGACCGTGCTCAGGCCGAAACCGATGGTCGAGATCGGTGGTAGGCCGATTCTGTGGCACATCATGAAGCTGTACGGACACCACGGCGTCGGCGATTTCATTATTTGCCTTGGCTACAAGGGCTACATGATCAAGGAATACTTCGCAAACTACTTTCTACACAATTCCAACGTCACCTTTGATCTGAAGCGCAATGCCATGACTGTCCACGAGTCCTCGGCGGAGCCGTGGACTGTGACGCTCGTGGATACCGGAACCCACACGATGACCGGTGGCAGGGTCAAGCGAGTTGCGCCCTATGTCGGAAACGAGGCGTTCCTGTTGACGTATGGCGACGGCATTGGAGACGTCGACGTTCGCGGCAGCATTGCATTTCACCAATCCAGCGGCCGGGTCCTGACGCTGACGGCCACGCAGCCGCCGGGACGCTTCGGTCAACTCAACATTCGCGACGATAGTGGAGTGAGCTCGTTTATGGAGAAGCCTCGTGGAGACGGTGGCTGGATCAACGGCGGCTTCTTCGTGTGCGAACCCAAGCTATTTGCCTACATCGACGGTGACCAGACGGTGCTCGAGGAAGATCCGCTTCGGAGGCTGGTTGCAGACGATCAGCTGGCAGCCTACAAGCACTACGGTTTCTGGAGACCCATGGACACCCTCAGGGATCGCGCGGCGCTAGAGGAGCTGTGGCAAGCAGACCGTGCACCCTGGAAGACCTGGACTTGA
- the rfbH gene encoding lipopolysaccharide biosynthesis protein RfbH, with translation MIGRDDILGMVRGYAAVNSAEVFRAGETYVPVSGKVVGPEEIVSLVDASLDAWLTSGRFAQRFEAEFALRMSQRWAALVNSGSSANLLAVSALFAPELGARRLRPGDEVITVAAGFPTTVAPIVQNGAVPVFVDVNPATANVAPELLGEAISAKTRAIVLAHTLGNPFELDRVAAFAEEHGLLLVEDCCDAVGALQGGRLVGTRGALATASFYPAHHITMGEGGAVMGGSPKLKSVVLSLRDWGRDCWCDPGKDNTCGKRFEWQLGELPAGYDHKYVYSRLGYNLKLTDMQAAVGCAQLEKLDNFIRRRNENHNALKQAFLDEGWDEYFVLPEATRGAEPSWFGFLLSLRPESGIDRAEMARRLEARKVGTRLLFGGNLVRQPAFSEVDYRTAGQLEHTDRLMNHAFWVGVWPGIDRARRQYMLEAFQGVLKELT, from the coding sequence ATGATCGGACGTGATGACATCCTGGGGATGGTACGCGGATACGCGGCCGTCAACTCGGCAGAGGTTTTTAGGGCGGGCGAGACCTACGTCCCCGTCTCAGGAAAGGTCGTTGGACCGGAAGAGATCGTTTCCTTGGTCGACGCCTCGCTCGACGCCTGGCTCACAAGCGGTCGCTTTGCCCAGCGCTTCGAGGCCGAGTTCGCCCTCAGAATGAGCCAGCGCTGGGCGGCCCTTGTGAACTCCGGGTCGAGCGCCAACCTGCTCGCGGTGTCCGCCCTGTTTGCGCCGGAGCTCGGCGCGCGCAGGCTTCGTCCCGGTGACGAAGTCATCACGGTGGCTGCCGGGTTTCCGACCACCGTGGCACCAATCGTGCAGAACGGCGCGGTGCCCGTTTTTGTGGATGTGAACCCTGCCACCGCCAACGTGGCGCCGGAGCTCCTCGGTGAGGCGATCAGCGCCAAGACGCGCGCCATCGTGCTCGCACACACGCTAGGCAATCCTTTCGAACTGGATCGTGTCGCTGCCTTCGCAGAAGAGCACGGGCTTCTGCTGGTGGAGGACTGCTGCGACGCAGTCGGGGCGCTGCAAGGGGGACGGCTTGTGGGGACGCGGGGTGCGCTCGCCACCGCGAGCTTCTACCCGGCGCACCACATCACCATGGGAGAGGGTGGAGCCGTCATGGGAGGCAGCCCCAAGCTCAAGAGCGTCGTGCTGTCGCTTCGGGACTGGGGACGAGACTGCTGGTGTGATCCCGGCAAAGACAATACCTGTGGCAAACGCTTCGAGTGGCAGCTTGGGGAATTGCCAGCGGGCTACGATCACAAGTACGTCTATTCGAGATTGGGCTACAACCTGAAGCTCACGGACATGCAGGCAGCGGTAGGCTGTGCGCAACTTGAGAAACTGGACAATTTCATTCGTAGGCGCAACGAGAACCACAATGCGCTCAAGCAGGCGTTTCTGGATGAGGGCTGGGACGAGTACTTCGTGCTACCGGAGGCAACCCGCGGCGCCGAACCCAGCTGGTTTGGTTTTCTACTCTCGCTGCGTCCGGAATCCGGGATCGATCGGGCCGAAATGGCGAGGCGCCTGGAAGCACGAAAAGTAGGGACGCGCCTGCTCTTCGGCGGCAACTTGGTGCGCCAGCCTGCGTTTTCCGAAGTTGACTACAGGACCGCAGGACAGCTGGAGCACACGGACAGACTCATGAATCATGCCTTCTGGGTTGGCGTATGGCCCGGGATCGATCGGGCGCGGCGCCAGTACATGCTGGAAGCATTCCAGGGCGTGCTCAAGGAGTTGACCTAG
- a CDS encoding glycosyltransferase family 4 protein: MPNKPRVVLLSTVAAPFQCEVADAMREAGKWDYHLVFAHGPAVNRGPHWAVDRVADQVHLGTGEAQAYEWSRSKLEGLRPDLLLCSTYRGPLAQAAFAYADRHSTPVGLWAEQPDPVSALKEPIKRVMVRRLVSRFSFVIAIGDRAWRLYKASVGVQRAHLVPYGQDLSRHFAVQRELTGRPLRFLFSGQLVSRHNIGMLFDALASVAEQEEKPFSVTVAAAGPEQRRVDAALQRSPRLLANLRYDRSYKTWEDRVRPFVSSDVLLYPSSYSGWGLVVPEAMAAGLLVVTTSGVEAARYFITPGVDGLLVDRTATSVREAIKWCLNNPLTVRRMGLAARSGAERGASKRTASVLGDVLGRYLQPDGEGDRIRRQLRAAPTVEARPEL; this comes from the coding sequence ATGCCGAACAAACCTAGAGTCGTACTCCTAAGTACCGTGGCGGCTCCGTTCCAGTGCGAGGTGGCGGACGCGATGCGGGAGGCCGGGAAATGGGACTACCACTTGGTTTTTGCGCATGGCCCGGCCGTGAATCGCGGCCCGCACTGGGCCGTCGACCGTGTCGCGGATCAGGTTCACCTTGGTACCGGGGAGGCGCAGGCCTACGAGTGGAGCCGCAGCAAACTGGAGGGGCTGAGGCCCGACCTGCTTCTTTGCTCTACGTATCGTGGACCACTCGCGCAGGCGGCTTTCGCGTATGCCGACCGTCACAGCACTCCGGTTGGGCTATGGGCCGAGCAACCCGATCCGGTCTCAGCTCTCAAGGAACCCATCAAGAGAGTCATGGTACGGCGGCTGGTGAGCCGCTTCTCATTTGTCATCGCAATCGGGGACCGGGCGTGGCGCCTGTACAAGGCGAGTGTGGGGGTCCAGCGTGCACATCTGGTCCCGTACGGTCAGGATCTCTCCCGTCACTTTGCCGTACAGCGCGAGCTAACGGGGCGGCCGCTCCGCTTCTTGTTTTCTGGCCAGCTAGTATCTCGGCACAACATCGGAATGCTGTTTGATGCGCTAGCAAGCGTGGCGGAGCAGGAGGAGAAACCCTTCAGCGTCACGGTTGCAGCCGCGGGGCCGGAGCAACGCCGCGTTGACGCTGCGCTTCAGCGCAGCCCGCGGTTACTTGCCAATCTGCGGTACGATCGTTCCTACAAGACCTGGGAAGATCGGGTCCGGCCGTTTGTTAGCAGCGACGTGCTCTTGTATCCCTCCAGTTACTCGGGCTGGGGGCTGGTGGTTCCCGAGGCCATGGCTGCCGGCTTGCTTGTCGTGACCACTTCCGGCGTCGAAGCTGCCCGGTATTTCATCACGCCGGGGGTGGATGGCCTGCTTGTCGACCGCACGGCGACATCCGTCCGCGAAGCGATCAAATGGTGCCTCAACAATCCCCTCACTGTCCGTCGCATGGGACTTGCCGCTCGCTCGGGAGCGGAGCGCGGAGCCTCTAAACGCACCGCCAGCGTGCTGGGCGACGTCCTGGGAAGGTACCTCCAGCCGGACGGTGAGGGGGATCGAATTCGCCGTCAACTGCGGGCTGCGCCGACCGTGGAGGCGCGACCCGAGCTCTGA